In Blautia wexlerae DSM 19850, a single window of DNA contains:
- a CDS encoding carbohydrate ABC transporter permease — MNEKGISLVQLRQRKTRQTAALFLAPVIILLVVFIAYPIIDTFITSGYQWNGISADKKMVGLANWAKLIKDTKFWTAFKNNVIIMILSIIIQIPLGLAMATFLDFGGKKLTIFKVIWFIPMLMSSVAIGFLFTYALATNGGIASTISGWFGGGNIDLLGNPKLALITVILIIAWQFTPFYMVYFMAGYTNIPYDVFEAARIDGATRGQYFWKIALPLLIPSIKSAAILSMVGSLKYFDLIYVMTGGGPGTATELMATYMYKESFKNFNMGYGSAIAGGMFILITMVSMITMKLINGKQED; from the coding sequence ATGAATGAAAAAGGGATATCTCTGGTTCAGTTAAGACAGAGAAAAACACGTCAGACAGCAGCACTTTTTCTGGCACCTGTTATCATTTTATTAGTAGTATTTATCGCATATCCGATTATTGATACATTTATTACAAGCGGATACCAGTGGAATGGTATTTCCGCAGACAAGAAGATGGTAGGACTTGCAAACTGGGCAAAACTGATCAAAGATACAAAATTCTGGACAGCATTTAAGAACAACGTTATTATCATGATCTTATCTATCATTATCCAGATTCCGTTAGGACTTGCAATGGCAACATTCCTTGACTTTGGCGGTAAGAAACTTACAATTTTCAAGGTTATCTGGTTTATTCCAATGCTTATGTCTTCTGTTGCAATTGGTTTCCTTTTCACATACGCACTTGCAACAAACGGAGGTATTGCCAGCACAATTTCCGGATGGTTCGGAGGGGGCAATATTGACCTTCTTGGTAATCCGAAATTAGCATTGATCACAGTTATTCTTATCATTGCATGGCAGTTTACACCATTCTACATGGTTTACTTTATGGCTGGTTATACAAACATTCCATATGATGTATTTGAAGCAGCCAGAATCGATGGTGCTACAAGAGGACAGTATTTCTGGAAGATTGCACTTCCACTTCTTATTCCGTCAATTAAGAGTGCAGCTATCCTTTCAATGGTTGGATCTTTGAAATACTTCGATCTGATCTATGTTATGACAGGGGGCGGTCCTGGTACTGCTACAGAGCTGATGGCAACCTATATGTACAAAGAATCATTCAAGAACTTTAACATGGGTTATGGCTCAGCCATTGCAGGAGGTATGTTTATCCTGATTACAATGGTATCTATGATTACTATGAAACTTATAAACGGAAAACAGGAGGATTAA
- a CDS encoding DUF6783 domain-containing protein — protein sequence MPTNCDAHLAESIFQTYSGKIILLKVREDNIKK from the coding sequence ATTCCCACAAATTGTGACGCACATCTTGCGGAAAGCATTTTTCAAACATACTCTGGAAAAATTATACTGCTGAAAGTGAGAGAAGACAATATTAAAAAATGA
- a CDS encoding type II toxin-antitoxin system RelE family toxin, with protein sequence MRNLEIKYSKQALKFLKKQDTITQKRILNAISVLPKGDVKALQGKDGYRLRIGDYRVIFNNIDNIIFIRMIGNRGQIYKGV encoded by the coding sequence GTGAGAAATCTGGAAATTAAATATTCAAAACAAGCCCTTAAATTTTTAAAGAAACAAGATACTATTACTCAAAAGAGGATTCTTAATGCAATATCAGTGCTCCCAAAGGGAGATGTTAAAGCATTGCAAGGCAAAGACGGTTATCGACTACGAATAGGCGATTATCGTGTAATTTTTAATAATATTGACAATATTATTTTTATTAGAATGATTGGCAATCGTGGACAGATTTATAAAGGAGTGTGA
- a CDS encoding iron-containing alcohol dehydrogenase, protein MRNFEYYTPTQVLFGKDTHLQAGSLLKKYGAKKVLIHYGGQSAVRSGLIDEITSNLKEEGLEYITLGGVIPNPLLSKVREGIELCQKEHVDFILAVGGGSVIDSSKAIGYGVANPNNDVWDFCLKKAVPTGCLPIGVILTIAASGSEMSSSSVITNEETKEKRGCAKTDYCRPKFAILNPRLTYTLPQYQTESGCVDILMHTMERYFVNIETMEITDSISEALMQTVIYNARILMKEPDNYSARAEIMWAGSLSHNGLTGCGTGGGDWACHQLEHELGGVYNVTHGAGLAAIWGSWARYVYEVNPERFAQFATNVFDIPCGTDYKETALAGIEAMENFFRSVEMPTSLHELGLDLTDQQIHDLAFKCSFEDTRTIGVFKQLNMRDMEKIYLMAR, encoded by the coding sequence ATGAGAAATTTTGAATATTATACACCAACACAGGTTCTCTTTGGCAAAGATACCCACCTTCAGGCAGGTTCCCTGCTGAAGAAGTATGGAGCAAAAAAAGTTTTGATCCATTATGGAGGTCAGAGTGCTGTCCGTTCCGGACTGATTGATGAGATCACTTCTAATCTGAAAGAAGAAGGTCTTGAATACATCACCCTGGGTGGTGTCATTCCTAATCCACTTCTTTCCAAAGTCCGCGAGGGAATCGAATTATGCCAAAAAGAACATGTAGACTTTATCCTTGCTGTAGGAGGAGGAAGTGTTATTGACTCTTCCAAAGCCATCGGCTATGGCGTTGCCAATCCGAACAATGATGTCTGGGATTTCTGTCTGAAAAAAGCTGTTCCAACCGGCTGTCTGCCCATTGGTGTCATCCTTACAATTGCGGCTTCCGGAAGTGAAATGAGCAGTTCCAGTGTTATCACAAATGAAGAAACAAAAGAAAAACGTGGATGTGCAAAGACAGATTACTGCAGGCCGAAATTTGCCATCTTAAATCCACGTCTCACCTACACACTCCCACAGTATCAGACAGAAAGCGGATGTGTAGATATCCTCATGCACACCATGGAGCGATATTTTGTAAATATTGAAACTATGGAGATTACAGATAGTATCAGCGAAGCTCTGATGCAGACAGTCATTTACAATGCCCGTATTCTTATGAAAGAACCAGACAATTACAGCGCCAGGGCAGAAATTATGTGGGCAGGAAGCCTTTCCCACAACGGTCTGACCGGATGCGGTACAGGTGGTGGTGACTGGGCATGCCACCAGCTTGAACATGAACTGGGAGGTGTCTACAATGTAACTCACGGAGCAGGTCTGGCAGCTATCTGGGGAAGCTGGGCACGATACGTCTACGAGGTGAACCCTGAACGTTTTGCTCAGTTTGCCACCAATGTATTTGACATTCCATGTGGAACTGATTATAAAGAAACAGCCCTTGCAGGAATTGAAGCAATGGAAAATTTCTTCCGGTCTGTAGAAATGCCCACCAGTTTACATGAACTGGGGCTGGATCTCACAGATCAGCAAATTCATGATCTTGCATTCAAATGCAGTTTTGAGGACACTCGCACCATTGGAGTCTTTAAACAGCTCAATATGAGAGATATGGAAAAAATCTACCTTATGGCAAGATAA
- a CDS encoding extracellular solute-binding protein gives MKKRMYKIMALAMTAAMVVPMAAQTTVFAADDKEITYWNIAVESPDKDIVTAAVDKFNKETKSGYTVNQVSIQNDTYKEKLVIAMSSGECPDMYSSWSGGPMYEYIDSGFAQPIDDLLDKSDVKDKLLDAAIEQGSYNGHVYAIPYLNVSLAGIFYNKDMFEQYGLEEPKTLADLENICATLKENGITPFALANGSKWTGSMYFMSLAARYGGLEPFQNAVAGTGKFTDDCFIKAGEKIQEWVNNGYFPDGVNSLSEDDGQAKQLMYQETAGMLLCGSWYTGTFQSDSEEFYQKIGWFPFPAIDDSDADPTIQIGTVGDQFISFNCEGDKLAAAFECATDHLSDEVADMTYSNNKIVPVKDAGDHISDPVVKEIFDAAQEASSIQLWYDQYLPTSVASAHLDGLQEVFGLTKTPQEAQEEMQKAMDEYLSTKSDSGAADDTAEEATDDAAADDAE, from the coding sequence ATGAAAAAAAGAATGTATAAGATTATGGCACTTGCCATGACAGCAGCTATGGTGGTACCTATGGCAGCGCAGACAACGGTATTTGCAGCTGACGACAAAGAAATTACCTACTGGAATATCGCGGTAGAGAGTCCGGATAAAGATATTGTTACCGCAGCAGTAGATAAGTTCAACAAAGAAACAAAGTCAGGCTACACTGTAAATCAGGTATCCATTCAGAACGATACATACAAAGAAAAACTTGTTATCGCAATGAGCTCCGGTGAGTGTCCTGATATGTACTCAAGCTGGTCCGGTGGTCCGATGTATGAATATATTGATTCCGGATTTGCTCAGCCGATTGATGATCTTCTTGATAAGTCCGATGTTAAAGATAAACTTCTGGATGCAGCTATTGAACAGGGAAGCTACAACGGACATGTATATGCGATCCCATATCTGAATGTTTCTCTGGCAGGTATCTTCTACAACAAAGATATGTTTGAACAGTACGGACTTGAAGAACCGAAGACATTAGCTGATCTGGAAAATATCTGTGCAACATTAAAAGAAAACGGAATTACACCTTTTGCACTTGCTAATGGTTCCAAATGGACAGGTTCCATGTACTTCATGTCTCTGGCAGCACGTTATGGCGGACTGGAACCATTCCAGAATGCAGTTGCAGGAACCGGCAAATTCACAGATGACTGCTTCATCAAAGCAGGTGAGAAGATTCAGGAGTGGGTTAACAACGGATACTTCCCGGATGGCGTAAACTCCTTAAGCGAAGATGACGGACAGGCAAAACAGTTAATGTATCAGGAGACCGCAGGTATGCTTCTCTGTGGCTCATGGTATACAGGAACATTCCAGTCTGACAGTGAGGAATTCTATCAGAAGATCGGCTGGTTCCCATTCCCTGCAATTGATGATTCCGATGCTGATCCTACAATCCAGATCGGTACTGTAGGTGATCAGTTCATTTCCTTCAACTGTGAAGGTGATAAACTTGCAGCAGCATTTGAATGTGCAACAGATCATTTATCTGATGAAGTTGCAGACATGACATACTCTAACAACAAGATTGTTCCTGTAAAAGATGCAGGAGACCACATTTCAGACCCTGTTGTAAAGGAAATTTTTGATGCAGCTCAGGAAGCATCTTCTATCCAGTTGTGGTATGACCAGTATCTGCCAACATCTGTTGCATCTGCACATCTTGATGGCTTACAGGAAGTATTTGGTCTGACAAAGACTCCTCAGGAAGCACAGGAAGAAATGCAGAAAGCAATGGACGAATATTTAAGTACCAAATCTGATTCCGGCGCAGCAGATGATACTGCAGAAGAAGCTACAGATGATGCAGCAGCAGATGATGCTGAATAA
- a CDS encoding response regulator has product MYRVLIVDDEKMIRMGMKNAIDWKKLEVDDVFTAASGNEALKILKEEGPEIMVTDIQMTEMTGLELIKAARESVPELRVIVLTGFDNFEYARESLRLQVQDFFLKPIDEDDLFNAIEKQIKELKEQENKEQNQARVWRSQGSVVQMRLEQCMRNLVHTKADKEMQLYILQKDFQFDIKQKMSLILLEQGMYTEQQNDGKFRAMTVKNVCMSMVDSQNRGITFVDDDGTIAIVCFEKDDDDSVLEQIEELSDVLKDEFEYKPKITVGSAVQGFENLAISYNDARYLLEHEKKNIQDIIQTMGAQNKKKIFWEIYAELRNIMISNIGTPDYVLKAFNTFTKATESYNLSPSAVRRCCFEIASSLIFSYMEESCEVEEGKLDALSKSLSSAGKEEACEITRMFIEQLIENDEEDVHYTISNARHYIDEHLAEDISVSSIAESLYITPNYFSRLFKRITGEGCNEYIVRKRIEKAKSLLETTSIKTGKIAMMVGYRDTNYFSLAFKKHTGKSPTKYREEMQNT; this is encoded by the coding sequence GTGTATAGAGTACTGATTGTTGATGACGAAAAGATGATACGTATGGGTATGAAAAATGCCATAGACTGGAAGAAACTGGAAGTAGATGACGTATTTACTGCTGCATCAGGAAACGAGGCTTTGAAGATTCTTAAAGAAGAAGGTCCTGAAATTATGGTTACAGATATCCAGATGACAGAAATGACAGGACTGGAACTGATTAAAGCGGCCAGAGAATCAGTACCTGAACTGCGTGTGATCGTGCTTACAGGCTTTGATAATTTTGAGTATGCAAGAGAGAGCCTGCGGCTTCAGGTGCAGGATTTCTTCCTGAAACCGATTGATGAAGATGATCTTTTCAATGCGATAGAAAAGCAGATAAAAGAACTGAAAGAGCAGGAAAACAAAGAGCAGAATCAGGCCAGAGTGTGGCGCTCTCAAGGCTCTGTAGTGCAGATGAGACTGGAGCAGTGCATGAGGAATTTGGTGCATACAAAAGCAGATAAAGAGATGCAGTTGTATATTCTCCAGAAAGATTTTCAGTTTGATATTAAGCAGAAAATGAGCTTGATTCTTCTGGAACAGGGAATGTATACAGAACAGCAGAATGACGGAAAATTCCGTGCAATGACTGTTAAAAATGTCTGCATGAGCATGGTGGATTCCCAAAACAGAGGAATCACATTTGTAGATGATGACGGTACGATTGCGATTGTCTGTTTTGAAAAGGATGATGACGACAGCGTTCTGGAACAGATTGAAGAATTGTCGGATGTACTGAAGGATGAATTTGAATATAAACCAAAGATTACGGTTGGAAGTGCTGTGCAAGGATTTGAAAATCTGGCAATTTCCTACAATGATGCCAGATATCTTCTGGAACATGAAAAAAAGAATATTCAGGACATTATACAGACGATGGGGGCTCAGAACAAGAAGAAAATCTTCTGGGAAATCTATGCAGAACTGCGAAATATCATGATTTCCAATATAGGAACTCCAGATTATGTACTAAAGGCATTTAATACCTTTACTAAGGCAACGGAATCCTATAATCTTTCTCCTTCTGCTGTGCGCAGATGTTGTTTCGAGATTGCCTCCTCTTTGATTTTTTCCTACATGGAAGAATCGTGTGAGGTGGAAGAAGGAAAGTTGGATGCACTCTCCAAGAGTCTGTCATCAGCAGGAAAAGAAGAGGCCTGTGAGATTACGAGAATGTTTATTGAGCAGCTTATTGAAAATGATGAAGAGGATGTACATTATACCATTTCCAATGCCAGACACTATATAGATGAGCATCTTGCAGAGGATATTTCGGTTTCCAGCATTGCGGAAAGTCTCTATATCACACCGAATTATTTTTCCAGATTATTTAAGCGGATTACAGGTGAAGGATGTAATGAATACATTGTCAGAAAGAGGATTGAGAAGGCGAAGAGCCTTCTGGAAACTACCAGCATCAAGACTGGAAAGATTGCTATGATGGTAGGATACAGAGATACGAATTATTTCTCACTGGCATTTAAGAAACATACAGGAAAATCTCCGACGAAATACAGAGAAGAAATGCAGAATACATAA
- a CDS encoding sensor histidine kinase, giving the protein MNKWKTKFSHWKFDKKILLLVTVSILIVTLTVAGVSLTFSIASMKEQSVELLQMQNNTVAESFKGSMDSYKEIVLGTIMDDSVQNYCRQVQRNELKTADIDAVYSKLENLNNMYESLNFAAIVSSDYKSYYYRGKGSLSVTQFEEVYPQAYERSKYAKKGTLKVAYNNDYYKGNRYTLSLYYPLYDTRKVSDARGLLCMNFDDPAVQKMLAVGDSSAETRVVDTGGMILLSNDKEETGRYVNYIDEMEKGIQIFTKNGNMYVCQKIKNWNYYVVSSISFYKLMESGFHIMVVVILVLIIVLIIVSIIIRALVRKMYQPLNKVVSKMDHVATGSLRTRINVDNMGEDFTKLAIGFNSMMDEIEVLMEQVKLEQHQLEQIRFNALQSQIQPHFLYNTLECIHWQAIAEGNKEISTMVKALAKYYRICLSKGHDVITIREEVEHIRNYMIIQNMRYDNIIGSEIVVESQVEESLIPKLTLQPLVENSIYHGMKVKEGKTGTLYLTAYKNEDEVIIKVSDTGTGMSQEQIDEMNEQLSRYEDSFGYGVRNVNKRIELLFGEGYGLNYQKNDLGGVTVVIHLPYQTEIKKNTAGGEWTCV; this is encoded by the coding sequence ATGAACAAATGGAAAACAAAATTCAGCCACTGGAAATTTGATAAAAAAATACTTTTACTTGTGACCGTCAGTATTCTTATTGTAACGCTGACGGTTGCAGGTGTTTCTCTGACTTTTTCTATAGCATCGATGAAAGAGCAGTCTGTAGAACTTCTGCAGATGCAGAATAATACAGTTGCGGAATCTTTTAAGGGATCAATGGATTCATATAAAGAAATCGTATTGGGTACGATCATGGATGATTCTGTGCAGAATTACTGCAGGCAGGTGCAGAGAAATGAGCTGAAGACAGCAGACATTGATGCAGTTTACAGCAAGCTGGAGAATCTGAATAATATGTATGAGAGTCTGAACTTTGCTGCCATTGTCAGTTCGGATTATAAGAGTTACTACTACAGAGGAAAGGGTTCTTTATCAGTTACGCAGTTTGAAGAAGTGTATCCCCAGGCATATGAGAGAAGCAAATATGCGAAGAAAGGAACGCTGAAAGTTGCCTATAATAACGATTATTATAAAGGGAACAGATATACATTGAGTCTGTATTATCCATTATATGATACCAGAAAAGTATCTGATGCAAGAGGGCTTCTGTGCATGAATTTCGATGATCCGGCAGTACAGAAGATGCTGGCTGTAGGAGATTCTTCAGCAGAAACAAGAGTAGTTGACACAGGTGGAATGATACTGCTTTCGAATGATAAAGAGGAGACAGGCCGTTACGTAAATTATATAGATGAGATGGAAAAAGGGATACAGATATTTACAAAGAATGGGAATATGTATGTATGCCAGAAGATTAAGAATTGGAATTATTATGTAGTCAGTTCGATTTCTTTTTATAAACTGATGGAATCAGGATTCCATATAATGGTTGTTGTGATTCTGGTTCTGATCATAGTGCTGATCATAGTAAGCATTATTATAAGAGCACTGGTCAGGAAAATGTATCAGCCCCTTAATAAGGTAGTATCTAAGATGGATCATGTTGCAACAGGTTCCCTGAGAACAAGGATCAATGTTGACAATATGGGTGAAGATTTCACAAAGCTTGCAATTGGTTTTAACTCTATGATGGATGAAATCGAGGTGTTGATGGAACAGGTAAAACTGGAACAGCATCAGCTGGAGCAGATTCGTTTTAATGCCCTTCAGTCGCAGATTCAGCCGCATTTTCTTTATAATACACTGGAATGTATCCACTGGCAGGCGATTGCCGAAGGAAATAAAGAGATTTCCACAATGGTAAAGGCGCTGGCGAAATATTACAGGATCTGTCTCAGCAAAGGACATGACGTGATCACGATCAGAGAAGAAGTAGAGCATATCAGGAATTATATGATTATCCAGAACATGAGATACGACAACATTATCGGAAGTGAGATTGTTGTAGAATCTCAGGTGGAAGAAAGCCTGATACCGAAGCTGACTCTGCAGCCACTGGTGGAGAATTCTATTTATCATGGAATGAAAGTAAAAGAGGGAAAAACAGGTACACTTTATCTTACAGCATATAAAAATGAGGATGAAGTTATCATAAAGGTATCAGATACAGGCACAGGAATGAGTCAGGAACAGATAGATGAAATGAATGAACAGCTCTCCAGATACGAGGATTCCTTTGGATATGGAGTGCGAAACGTAAACAAGAGGATTGAACTTCTTTTTGGAGAGGGATATGGTCTTAATTATCAGAAGAATGATTTGGGTGGGGTAACTGTCGTGATCCATCTGCCATATCAGACAGAAATCAAAAAGAATACAGCAGGAGGTGAGTGGACGTGTGTATAG
- a CDS encoding 3D domain-containing protein codes for MIGQTERDYKGVEAQFMKKKILVLLVCSMLTLPTTVSADILDYEGTINAYKEDNKIPQTFEIDDGSGEKVTAVAKSDKVSVSAKATYIRSMPGKNGKKLVRVYLGTGVERVAVCDNGWSKVTYEKKSKKGTEKISGYVPTKHINDSDQVAQAKGTFTALKDSDILDYPGKKDGQVVGEVIQEDEVKRLATVNGIWSQIYYKKENGKRGIGYIPTSVLENTAAEENTEESKVAKVDGEEAGTIHKSEGKGVFAEAVDGVTASKGESVDGVKVGTPVAVSSDASLVPLGTFKITHYCPCSICCGPWANGITSTGVTATTNRTIAVDPTQIPYGSKVVINGQVYVAEDCGGAIKHNCIDIYVATHQEGEDKGVYYTDVYLLK; via the coding sequence ATGATAGGACAGACGGAGAGAGACTATAAAGGAGTTGAGGCTCAGTTTATGAAGAAAAAAATTTTAGTATTATTAGTTTGCAGTATGCTTACTTTACCAACAACAGTTTCTGCGGATATTCTGGATTATGAGGGGACAATTAATGCTTATAAGGAGGATAATAAGATACCGCAGACATTTGAGATTGATGATGGAAGTGGAGAGAAGGTAACGGCAGTTGCCAAGTCGGATAAGGTTTCTGTTTCTGCAAAGGCAACTTATATACGCTCTATGCCGGGGAAAAACGGAAAGAAGCTTGTAAGAGTGTATCTTGGTACCGGTGTAGAGAGAGTGGCCGTATGTGATAATGGCTGGAGTAAAGTGACTTATGAGAAAAAGAGCAAAAAGGGTACGGAAAAGATCAGTGGCTATGTGCCCACAAAACATATCAATGACAGTGATCAGGTTGCTCAGGCAAAGGGAACTTTTACAGCACTGAAGGACAGTGATATTCTGGATTATCCGGGAAAGAAGGATGGACAGGTAGTAGGTGAGGTCATTCAGGAGGATGAAGTGAAGCGCCTGGCTACAGTAAATGGCATCTGGAGTCAGATTTACTATAAAAAAGAGAATGGAAAAAGAGGCATTGGATATATTCCAACCAGTGTTCTGGAGAATACAGCAGCAGAGGAGAATACGGAAGAGTCAAAGGTCGCTAAAGTAGACGGCGAAGAAGCTGGAACGATTCATAAGAGTGAGGGCAAAGGCGTTTTTGCAGAGGCTGTGGATGGTGTAACTGCTTCAAAGGGAGAGTCTGTGGATGGAGTGAAGGTGGGAACTCCGGTAGCTGTGTCTTCAGATGCGTCACTGGTTCCGCTGGGAACCTTTAAGATTACTCATTATTGTCCCTGCAGTATTTGTTGTGGCCCTTGGGCAAATGGCATTACTTCTACAGGGGTGACTGCTACGACAAACCGTACGATTGCGGTGGACCCTACACAGATTCCATATGGATCTAAGGTTGTGATCAATGGACAGGTTTATGTTGCAGAGGACTGTGGTGGTGCGATTAAACATAATTGTATAGATATTTATGTTGCTACCCATCAGGAAGGGGAGGACAAAGGGGTATATTATACAGATGTTTATTTGTTAAAGTAG
- a CDS encoding O-acetylhomoserine aminocarboxypropyltransferase/cysteine synthase family protein, giving the protein MSDFKVETKCLHSGYTPSKGEPCALPIYQSTTYKYDTTDEMGQLFDLKAEGYFYTRLQNPTNDAVAAKIADLEGGVAAILTSSGQAANFYAVFNICEAGDHVVAASTIYGGTFNLLAVTFKKLGIDCTFVDTDASPEEIAAAFRPNTKVLFAETIANPALVILDIEKFAKVAHEHEVPLIVDNTFATPVNCRPFEWGADIVTHSTTKYMDGHAVQVGGAIVDSGNFDWDAYGHKYHGLTEPDESYHGVIYTKQFGKKAYITKATSQLMRDLGSIPSPTNCFLLNLGLETLPLRVERHCYNAQRIAEFLNAHEKVSHVNYAGLPDDKYYPLAQKYMNEGRTCGVISFELTGGREAAVRFMDSLKLATIATHVAASKTMILHPASHTHRQMNDEQLAEAGVSPGMIRLSVGIENVEDIIADIEQALKNA; this is encoded by the coding sequence ATGAGTGACTTTAAAGTCGAGACTAAATGTCTCCATTCCGGTTACACTCCGTCTAAGGGTGAACCATGCGCACTCCCGATTTATCAGAGTACCACTTATAAATATGATACTACTGATGAAATGGGACAGCTCTTCGATCTTAAGGCAGAAGGATACTTCTATACCCGTCTGCAGAACCCCACAAATGATGCTGTAGCAGCAAAAATTGCAGATCTGGAGGGTGGTGTTGCCGCTATCCTTACCTCTTCCGGACAGGCTGCCAACTTCTATGCAGTCTTCAATATCTGCGAAGCAGGTGATCATGTTGTGGCGGCTTCTACTATTTACGGAGGAACCTTTAACCTCCTGGCTGTTACCTTCAAAAAGCTTGGCATTGACTGCACTTTCGTTGACACCGATGCTAGCCCTGAAGAAATTGCAGCTGCCTTCCGTCCTAATACAAAGGTACTTTTCGCAGAGACCATCGCAAACCCGGCCCTGGTAATTCTTGATATTGAAAAATTCGCAAAGGTTGCTCACGAACATGAAGTTCCGCTTATTGTAGACAACACCTTCGCTACACCTGTAAACTGCCGTCCTTTTGAATGGGGAGCTGATATCGTCACCCATTCCACAACCAAATATATGGACGGACATGCTGTGCAGGTTGGCGGAGCTATCGTTGACAGCGGTAACTTTGACTGGGATGCCTATGGACATAAATATCATGGACTGACTGAACCGGATGAATCTTATCATGGTGTTATTTATACTAAACAGTTTGGAAAGAAGGCTTATATCACAAAGGCAACCTCTCAGTTAATGCGTGACCTGGGCTCTATCCCGTCTCCTACAAACTGCTTCCTGTTAAACCTGGGACTTGAAACTCTTCCTCTCCGCGTGGAACGTCACTGCTATAATGCACAAAGAATTGCAGAATTTCTGAATGCCCATGAGAAAGTATCTCATGTAAACTATGCAGGACTTCCTGATGACAAATACTATCCACTTGCTCAGAAATACATGAACGAAGGCAGAACCTGCGGCGTTATCTCCTTTGAACTGACAGGAGGCCGAGAAGCTGCAGTCCGCTTTATGGACAGCTTAAAGCTTGCCACCATCGCAACGCACGTAGCAGCATCCAAAACCATGATCCTGCATCCTGCAAGCCATACTCACCGTCAGATGAACGACGAACAACTTGCAGAAGCCGGTGTATCACCGGGAATGATCCGTCTCTCCGTTGGTATTGAAAATGTTGAAGACATCATTGCTGACATCGAACAGGCATTAAAAAACGCATAA
- a CDS encoding carbohydrate ABC transporter permease, which produces MDSYKKSRRKSIIAWVIAFVLAIGAAIVSFTPFIFMVLNSFKEKFEMLTKGVFQLPDKLNWSNYTEVLTGGFANYFKNSVIVLAISLILLLFISACASYPLARFKFKMAQPIYAIIVACMSIPVHITLIPVFKMSKSTGLYDTIWSLIGPYVAFAVPISVFILTSFMKEIPREIEESAEIDGCGKIQMFFSMILPLSKPGMATLAIYNGVNMWNEFSFANTLTQSSQNRTLPLAIWEFQGQYSMNTPMIMAVLTLTLLPMVIMFIIFQDKLVKGMTAGAVKG; this is translated from the coding sequence ATGGACAGCTATAAGAAAAGTAGAAGAAAAAGCATCATAGCCTGGGTCATTGCTTTTGTTCTTGCTATCGGTGCAGCAATTGTATCATTTACACCTTTTATATTCATGGTGCTGAACTCATTCAAAGAGAAATTTGAGATGCTTACCAAGGGTGTATTCCAGCTTCCTGATAAACTGAACTGGTCCAATTACACTGAGGTACTTACAGGAGGGTTTGCAAATTACTTCAAGAACAGTGTGATCGTTCTTGCAATTTCCCTGATCCTGCTGCTGTTTATTTCAGCATGTGCTTCTTATCCTCTGGCAAGATTTAAGTTTAAAATGGCACAGCCGATTTATGCGATCATTGTAGCCTGTATGTCTATTCCTGTACATATTACATTGATCCCTGTGTTCAAAATGTCAAAGTCAACAGGACTTTATGATACAATCTGGTCACTGATCGGACCGTATGTCGCATTCGCAGTTCCGATTTCCGTATTTATCCTGACCAGCTTTATGAAAGAGATTCCGAGGGAAATCGAAGAATCTGCTGAAATTGACGGATGTGGAAAGATTCAGATGTTCTTCTCCATGATTCTGCCGCTTTCCAAACCCGGAATGGCGACACTGGCAATTTACAATGGTGTAAATATGTGGAATGAGTTCTCTTTCGCAAATACACTGACACAGTCCTCACAGAATCGTACCCTGCCGCTGGCAATCTGGGAATTCCAGGGACAGTATTCTATGAATACACCAATGATCATGGCAGTTCTTACATTAACACTTTTACCAATGGTTATCATGTTCATTATTTTCCAGGATAAACTGGTAAAAGGTATGACTGCAGGTGCTGTAAAGGGTTGA